The Streptococcus downei MFe28 DNA window AGGTGTAACAATCACAAACTGGATCCAGAGGACCAAAGTCCCTAGCGAAAGCAGCATTCTTGACCACTAGACGACCTTGACTGGTCATGCAGGTGCCATTTCTAGCAATCCGAGTTGGCAAGACACAATCGAACATATCAATCCCCCGAATAACGCCATCAATCAAACTATCGGGAGCACCGACCCCCATGAGGTAGCGAGGCTTATTCTCTGGTAGAAGCGGGGTGGTGAAGTCCAGAACCGCATTCATTTCCTCATGACTCTCACCGACAGCCAGGCCACCGATGGAATAGCCAGGAAAGTCCATGCTGACCAAGTCAGCAGCTGATTGACGACGGAGATCTTCATAGCCAGCTCCCTGAACAATACCAAAGAGCCCCTGGTCCTGGGGACGACGGTGGGCCTTGAGACCCCGTTCAGCCCAGCGACTGGTCCGTTCAATGGACTTTTTAACATAGTCATAAGGTTGATAGAACTGAGGACATTCATCGAAGGACATCATGATGTCGGAGCCCAGATTGTTCTGAATGGAGATAGCTTTCTCTGGCGAGAGGAACATCTTGGCACCATTGAGGTGGTTCTTAAAGGTTACTCCTTCTTCGGTGATATTGCGACTGTCGGCCAAGGAATAGACCTGGAAGCCCCCACTATCAGTCAGGATGGCCTGATCCCAATTCATGAACTTGTGAAGACCACCAGCCTCAGCTACTAGATCATCACCTGGTCGCAACCAGAGATGGTAGGTATTGGCTAAAATAATT harbors:
- the tgt gene encoding tRNA guanosine(34) transglycosylase Tgt, which encodes MTDVPIKYRLIKKEKHTGARLGEIITPHGTFSTPMFMPVGTQATVKTQSPEELKEMGSGIILANTYHLWLRPGDDLVAEAGGLHKFMNWDQAILTDSGGFQVYSLADSRNITEEGVTFKNHLNGAKMFLSPEKAISIQNNLGSDIMMSFDECPQFYQPYDYVKKSIERTSRWAERGLKAHRRPQDQGLFGIVQGAGYEDLRRQSAADLVSMDFPGYSIGGLAVGESHEEMNAVLDFTTPLLPENKPRYLMGVGAPDSLIDGVIRGIDMFDCVLPTRIARNGTCMTSQGRLVVKNAAFARDFGPLDPVCDCYTCRNYSRAYIRHLLKADETFGLRLTSYHNLYFLVNLMNKVRQAILDDNLLEFRQDFLERYGYGKNSRNF